Proteins from one Corticium candelabrum chromosome 4, ooCorCand1.1, whole genome shotgun sequence genomic window:
- the LOC134177991 gene encoding zinc finger MYM-type protein 1-like, which produces MADECTDVSNKEQFTICIRWVDEKLVDHEDMIGSKLSHCLGQCYDGASNMTGSRSGIATQLQAEESRAVLTHCYGHSLNLAIGDAVKQSKVCRDDLDIAFEINNEGPNVGIRAFCSTRWTVHGEAIQSIIDNYSILNQLWDKSLETRLDPNVKGRIIGVQTQISQFKIFFELHLCKKILKITDNLS; this is translated from the exons ATGGCTGACGAATGCACAGACGTGTCTAATAAAGAGCAGTTTACAATCTGCATTAGATGGGTGGATGAAAAGTTGGTTGACCACGAGGATATGATTG GTTCGAAATTATCACACTGCCTGGGGCAATGTTACGATGGTGCTTCAAACATGACAGGAAGTAGATCTGGTATTGCAACTCAACTCCAGGCTGAGGAAAGTCGAGCTGTGCTCACCCATTGCTATGGGCATTCACTAAATCTGGCAATAGGAGACGCAGTGAAGCAATCGAAGGTGTGCAGAGATGATTTGGACATTGCATTTGAAATCA ATAACGAAGGACCGAATGTGGGAATCAGAGCATTTTGTTCTACTAGGTGGACTGTTCATGGAGAGGCTATTCAGAGCATTAttgacaactatagtattctCAATCAGCTTTGGGATAAGAGTTTAGAAACAAGACTTGATCCAAATGTCAAGGGCAGGATCATTGGTGTTCAAACTCAAATTTCACAATTCAAAATTTTCTTTGAGCTGCATCTCTGCAAGAAGATATTGAAGATCACAGATAACCTCAGTTGA